A portion of the Lolium rigidum isolate FL_2022 chromosome 1, APGP_CSIRO_Lrig_0.1, whole genome shotgun sequence genome contains these proteins:
- the LOC124660762 gene encoding F-box/FBD/LRR-repeat protein At1g13570-like yields the protein MATSPARSRPRLPPPAISAAELLESLPPAMLDEILSCLPIRDAARTSVLSRAWRRRWESVPYPVLNWPRGTPSAPIDAVLAHRTCPVSEFRHQYVPETEFHLSDLWLLRLASVGVQSLYLKFKWLKADGIVMIPHFHMLHPYIFSCLELAVLDLEACDFPDLPSSFAGFPNLTALSLSNVGFPQGLRGLEVMISSSSSLQRLRLENLRMPEEYEQWVIHAPNLQRLLITSDLVYGWQIDHLPSLEVAEVELGHYSDAQEIVNLISPLDQARILQLSMPSSMDNLLEGLSRSFVNLKCLSLHIPYCCLSSFLSIFCLARKAPNLEVFDIELGFHYEEDEGVDINVLNAQRAVDLFSSLTTVHMKNVTWNLYEMAFIQFVLLEARQLEVFSIHESRLCLKPNQAALALAEVAQYMRSSPAANLVISQMP from the exons ATGGCGACTTCGCCGGCTCGCAGCAGGCCGCGGCTCCCGCCGCCGGCGATTTCAGCGGCGGAGCTCCTGGAATCCCTACCTCCGGCGATGCTCGACGAGATCCTCTCCTGCCTCCCCATCCGCGACGCCGCCCGCACCTCTGTGCTCTCCCGCGCCTGGCGCCGCCGCTGGGAGTCTGTCCCCTACCCCGTCCTCAACTGGCCCCGCGGGACGCCCTCAGCTcccatcgacgccgtcctcgcgcACCGCACCTGTCCCGTCAGCGAGTTTCGCCACCAGTACGTCCCGGAGACGGAGTTCCACCTCTCCGATCTCTGGCTCCTCCGCCTGGCCAGCGTGGGAGTTCAATCCCTCTACCTCAAGTTCAAGTGGTTGAAGGCGGATGGGATTGTCATGATTCCACACTTCCACATGCTCCACCCCTACATCTTCTCCTGCCTCGAGCTCGCCGTTCTCGACCTGGAGGCTTGCGACTTCCCCGATCTGCCGTCTAGCTTCGCGGGCTTTCCGAACCTAACCGCCCTAAGCCTTTCCAACGTTGGATTTCCCCAAGGGTTGAGGGGATTGGAAGTGATGATCTCTTCATCTTCGTCGCTTCAGAGGCTGCGGCTTGAGAATTTGAGGATGCCTGAGGAGTACGAGCAATGGGTTATTCATGCGCCCAATCTCCAGCGTCTTCTCATCACTTCAGATCTTGTTTACGGGTGGCAGATCGATCATCTCCCGTCACTTGAGGTAGCAGAGGTCGAACTTGGACACTACTCCGATGCCCAAGAAATCGTGAATCTTATCTCTCCATTGGATCAAGCTAGGATTCTCCAGCTCAGCATGCCG TCTTCAATGGACAATCTTCTGGAGGGACTCTCGCGATCCTTTGTGAATCTGAAGTGTTTATCACTGCATATACCATATTGCTGTCTATCTAGCTTTTTATCCATTTTCTGTCTAGCCAGGAAGGCTCCTAACCTTGAAGTTTTTGATATCGAG CTCGGTTTCCACTATGAAGAGGACGAGGGAGTCGATATTAACGTTCTAAATGCGCAACGGGCTGTTGATTTGTTCTCGAGTCTCACAACCGTTCATATGAAAAATGTGACTTGGAATTTATATGAGATGGCTTTTATCCAGTTTGTTTTGTTGGAGGCAAGACAACTTGAGGTATTTAGTATTCATGAATCTAGACTGTGTTTGAAACCCAATCAAGCTGCACTTGCACTTGCAGAGGTTGCACAGTACATGAGATCTTCTCCAGCAGCTAATCTTGTCATCAGCCAGATGCCCTAG